The sequence below is a genomic window from Citricoccus muralis.
CACAACACTCCAACGATGGACATCAACAAGCTCATCGCGGATCCCACCTCGCGTAAGCAGGTGGACGCGCTGCGCACGAACGCCGAAGAATTCAACATCCGCTTGCACTCCCTGGGCGACCGTGAGCAGGGCATCGTGCACGTCGTAGGCCCACAGCTTGGTCTCACTCAGCCTGGCATGACGGTGGTCTGCGGTGACTCGCATACCTCGACCCATGGTGCCTTCGGTGCTTTGGCTTTCGGTATCGGCACCTCTGAGGTGGAGCATGTGATGGCCACCCAAACTTTGCCGTTGAAGCCGTTCAAGACCATGGCCATCAACGTGGAAGGGACGCTGAAGGAAGGCGTCACCTCCAAGGACATCATTCTGGCTGTCATTGCCAAGATCGGCACCGGTGGCGGTCAGGGCTATGTGCTCGAGTACCGCGGATCCGCTATTCGCTCCCTGTCCATGGAAGCTCGGATGACGATCTGCAACATGTCGATCGAGGCAGGTGCTCGCGCTGGCATGATCGCTCCTGACGAGATCACCTTTGACTACGTTCAGGGCCGTCCGCATGCCCCTGAGGGCCAGGACTGGGACGATGCTGTGAATTACTGGCGTACCTTGAAGACGGATGAGGGCGCCACCTTCGATCAGGAAGTCTTCCTGAACGCTGATGACCTCGAGCCGTTCGTGACCTGGGGGACTAACCCCGGCCAGGGTGTCTCCCTCTCGGCTAACGTGCCGGACCCGGCATCCTTCGAAGATCCGAATGAACGGGCCGCTGCCGAGCGCGCACTGCAGTACATGGATCTCACCGCAGGTACACCGATGAAAGAGATTCCTGTTGACACGGTGTTCTTGGGCTCGTGCACGAACTCTCGTATCGAGGATCTGCGACAGGCTGCAGCCATTCTCGAAGGACAGACGAAGGCCGAAAATGTCCGCATGATGGTTGTCCCGGGATCGCATCGCGTGCGCATGCAGGCTGAGGAAGAAGGTCTGGACAGGATTTTCAAAGAATTTGGTGCCGACTGGCGATTCGCTGGTTGCTCGATGTGCTTGGGTATGAACCCGGACCAGCTCGCGCCAGGGGAGCGGTGCGCATCAACATCGAACCGCAATTTCGAAGGGCGACAGGGCAAGGGCGGTCGCACTCACTTGGTGTCTCCCGTTGTTGCCGCCGCAACGGCGATCCGGGGAACGCTGTCATCACCGTCCGACCTCACATCGGATGCCGCAGTACTGCAGGACGCTTGAGGAGCTGAGAAAGAGTCATGGAAAAGATCAGCACACACACCGGTATCGGCGTTCCACTGAAGCAGTCCAACGTGGACACGGACCAGATCATCCCAGCTGTCTACTTGAAGCGGATCACCAAGACCGGATTCGATGATGCCCTGTTCGCAGGTTGGCGGAAGAACCCGGACTTCATCCTCAACCAGGAGCCCTATAGTCGAGGGTCGGTTCTGGTGGCAGGACCGGACTTCGGCACCGGATCTTCCCGTGAGCACGCGGTGTGGGCACTGCGTGACTACGGCTTCAAGGTCGTGATTGCCGCACGTTTCGCCGACATCTTCTACGGAAATGCGGGCAAGCAGGGACTGGTGGCCGCGCAGGTTGACCAGGGCGACATCGAGCTCATTTGGAAGGAGCTCGAAAACAATCCGGGCACCGAAATTACGGTGGACCTTGAGCACCGCCTGGTCGAGTGTGGATCCATCTCTACGACCTTCACTATCGACGATTACACGCGTTGGCGGCTCATGGAAGGCCTCGATGACATCAGCCTGACGCTGCGTGACGAAGAGCGAATTCGAGAATACGAAGCACGCCGTCCGGCGTTCAAACCCACGACACTCCCGGCACGCACGGCGGACTAATTCTCAGAACTTTGTCATCTTCTCGGCGTATGCTGTTCTCTACATGTGCGCGGTGAGGGGTCGTTTCGATCGCTCAGGACGCCAGGGAAGACTGCACCAGCCACGGAGGTTTCGAATCCTATGGGAGAACTGCTGACCATCAACGGCGGTAAGCCGCTCGAAGGACGTGTCAGCGTACGCGGCGCGAAGAACCTGGTGCCTAAGGCCATGGTTGCCGCACTTTTGGGGTCGGGAACGTCCGTGTTGCGCAACGTTCCAGAGATCAAGGACGTTGATGTCGTCACTGGGCTGTTGCAGCTTCACGGGGTCAAGGTCGAACGCGATTCCGAAGACGGATCAATGACGCTCGACCCTCGTGAAGCCAAGACGGCTGGATCATCTGAGATCGATGCTTTTGCTGGCGATTCTCGCATTCCGATCTTGTTCTGTGGCCCGTTGATGCATTCCGTGGGTGAAGCATTCATCCCTGACCTCGGCGGCTGCAAGATCGGTGACCGTCCGATTGATTACCACCTGACCGTCCTTCGCAACTTTGGCGCCGTCGTCGAAAAGCGTCCGGGCGGAATTCACATCTCTGCTCCTAAGGGACTCTACGGAGCCAAGCTCGAGTTGCCTTATCCTTCGGTCGGAGCGACCGAGCAGGTACTGCTGACCGCGGTGCGTGCCGAGGGCATTACGGAGCTTAAGGGCGCCGCCGTCGAACCAGAGATTCACGACCTGATCCACGTGCTCCAGAAGATGGGCGCGATCATTACGGTGCAGACAGACCGCACGATCCGTATCGAAGGCGTCAAGAAGCTCAGTGGTTACAACCACCTCGCCATTCCGGACCGCAACGAGTCCGCTTCCTGGGCATCAGCCGCTTTGGTCACCCAGGGCGATATTTTCGTCGAAGGTGCCATGCAGCGTGATCTGACGGCGTTCCTCAACGTGTACCGCAAGATTGGCGGTGAGTTCTCCGTCCACGACGATGGCATCCGTTTCTGGCATGGTGGCGACGCGCTGAACTCGCTGGTCTTGGAGACGGACGTCCATCCCGGGTTCATGACCGATTGGCAGCAGCCGCTGGTCGTAGCTCTCACCCAGGCACAGGGTGTCTCCATTGTGCACGAGACCGTGTATGAGAACCGGTTCGGCTTTACGGACGCGCTGGTGCGTATGGGCGCTTCCATCCAGTTGCACCGTGAGTGCTTGGGATCGGTGCCGTGCCGGTTCGGTCAGCGGAACTTCCTGCACTCAGCTGTGATTTCAGGACCGACGAAGTTGCATGGCGCCGACTTCGATATCCCGGATCTGCGTGGCGGATTCTCTCACCTTGTTGCGGCCTTGGCGGCCAAGGGGACCTCGCGTGCGACCGGCATCGAGATCATCAACCGTGGTTACGAAAAGTTCATGGAGAAGCTCGAAGGCCTCGGCGCCGACGTGTCGCTCTCTGATCAGCAGGCGTCACTACAGCTCATTTGATCCGTGCGGAGCCGGTGTGCCAAGTTTTTGCTCGGCCGGGTCTGCCCTACAGTTATAGCGTGACTGAGACATTTCTGCTGCGAGCCGGGTTCGCCGGCGCCGCCTCCATCGTTCTGCCGACACTGAACCTGTCGATGAACAAAGAATGGTCGGGCCGCGAGTACCTTCCCGACTCCGGGTTCATCCTGGTTGCCAACCACATTTCCGAGCTCGACCCACTCACGTTGGCTCACATGGTGTACCGGGCCGGCTACTTGCCTCACTTCCTCGCCAAGCGTGAACTCTTCGACGCGCCGGTGCTGGGAAAGATCCTTACTGGGATGCAGCAAGTGCCCGTCGACCGCGCCAAGGGCGGTGCGGAATCCCTCGAGGTCGCGGAGAAAGTGGTCTCGGATGGTGGGGTTGTCATCATCTACCCTGAAGGCACTATTACTCGTGATCCGCAGGGCTGGCCCATGGCGGCCCGTACCGGCGCAGCGCGTTTGGCCCTGAAGACCGGTGCTCCTGTGATCCCCGCGGGGCAGTGGGGTGTGCACGAGTTTTTACCGCGCAAGGCAAAGAAACCGTCCCCGTTCCCGCGGAAGACGTCACGTATTGCCATCGGTCCCGCTGTAGAGCTGGACGATCTGCGCAACGGTCCACTGACGCGCAAAGTCCTGGTGTCGGCCACCGAACGCATGATGCGCGCGATCACCGAACGTGTGGAGATTCTGCGCGAGGAAAAGGCGCCAGACGGGATCTGGGATCCTACGCTCAATAAACGTCGCCCGCATGGAGAAGCCCTCTGATGAGCTCACAACCAGCTCAGCCCAGCGCCGTTGGAGCGCGTGAACTGCCTGCGAACATCACCGTGTTGGGTTCCGGTTCTTGGGGAACCACCTTTGCCAAGGTGATTGCCGATGCAGCCGTCGAACGTGGTGACCACGATCTCGCCGTGATGCTCTGGGCGCGCCGCGACGACGTGGCGGCCGCCATCAATGAGCGACACGTCAATCCCGAGTACTTAGACGAGATCGACCTCCCCGAAAGTATTCGTGCCACCACAGATTTGAAAGCGGCGGTCGAAGGCGCGGAAGTGATCGTGCTGGCCGTTCCGGCTCAACATGTCCGCGAGCAACTGCATGCGCTGAAGGATGCCCTCGGCGAAGACACCGTCATCGTTTCCCTGGTGAAGGGACTCGAGCGTGGAACCGATGAGCGGATTTCTGAGATCTGTGCTTCGGAACTGGACCTAGATCCGGAGAACTTTGCCGTGGTTTCCGGTCCGAACCTGGCCATGGAGATTGCCCGTCGCGAACCGACGGCCACGGTGGTGGCATCTGCAAGTGAACAGACTGCCGCAAAGATCGCGAAGCTCACGAACTGCTCTTATTTCCGCCCCTACCGCAACACCGACGTCACCGGGGTAGAAATTGGCGGAGTGGTCAAGAACGTCATCGCCTTGGCTGTTGGACTCTGTGACGGCCGCGGATTCGGAGACAACTCGAAGGCGTCCATCATTACCCGCGGATTGGCCGAGACCACCAGGCTTGCTGCAGCTCTAGGGGCTCGACAAGAAACCATGGCGGGGCTCGCAGGGTTGGGCGACTTGGTCGCCACCTGTGCCTCGCCGCTGTCACGTAACCGCACCGCCGGTCGTTTTATGGGCGAAGGCTATCGAGCAGACGAACTGAGCTCGGTCATGCGTCAGACGGCCGAAGGCGTCAAATCTGTGTCGGCCGTCGTTGAACTTGCGCACCGCATGCGTGTAGAAATGCCCATCAGCGAGGCGATGAACGCCGTCGTCTCCGGTGCCTTGGACGTAGAATCCCTGGCCACCCTGCTCCTCGCCCGTGATCTGAAATCGGAGGCCTCCTCATGACCTCAGCCCCCACGACTCGTCGCCGCGTACTTGTTCTCTTTGGCGGCCGTTCCGCGGAGCATCCGGTGTCTTGTGTCACCGCAGTCGGCGTTCTCAACGCCCTTGACCGCAATGCATACGAAGCCATCCCTGTTGGGATCACGCGCAACGGAACCTGGTCGGCCGTCCGGGAAACTCCCGATACCTGGACCGTATCCCGACTGATTGGACAAACGGCCATCCCAGAAGCCGAGGCAGCCTCCGGTAGCCCGCTTGGTGCAGAGTTGCCTGAGGTGCAGGAACCGGAGCACCCGGTGGCGCTCCACCGCGCCTCAACAGGGATCCAACTCGTCGACACGGTCACCCACGAAGTGCTCAGCGAGGTCGATGTCGTCTTTCCGCTGTTGCACGGTCCTTTCGGCGAAGACGGCACCGTTCAGGGGCTCTTCGAAACACTCGGGATTCCCTACGTGGGCGCCGGAGTGTTGGCGAGCGCGGTCGGTATGGACAAGCACTACATGAAGTTGGCTTTCCAAGCGGCTGGTCTAACTGTGGGCGACTGGGTCACCATTACGAATCGCGATTGGTATCAGCGTCGAGACCAGAAACTGGACGAGATCCGAAACCTTGCCTTCCCGGTGTTCGTGAAACCGGCTCGTGGTGGTTCTTCCCTGGGCATCACCCGAGTCACCGACCCGGCCCTGCTCGAGGACGCCATCGAGGAAGCCCGCAGATTTGACCCCAAGGTCGTCGTCGAGGCAGGAATCCTTGGACGCGAAATCGAATGCGCGGTCCTGGACGGGCATGAAACGGACGATCCTCGTGCTTCGTACCCCGGGGAAATCGAAGTGCTCGACGAAACGTCGGGCCACCAGTTCTATGATTTTGCCGCCAAGTATCAAGATGATGCCGCAGCCGAACTCAGCTGTCCCGCCCGGATTCCCGAGGATGCCATCGACGAAGTGCGTCGCCTTGCGGTGCGCGGATTCCAGGCTGTTGATGCGTCCGGACTGTCGCGGGTGGACTTCTTCTACACTCCGGATGGCCAATGGGTGATCAACGAGATTAACACCATGCCCGGCTTCACCCCTATCAGCATGTACCCGGCGATGTGGGACCGCACCGGTCTGAGCTACCCTGAGCTGATTCACGAACTCATTGAGCTAGGCGTCGAGCGCGGGACCGGGTTGCGCTGATCGCACTGTAGTCGGCGTAGCCGACTATCCCGACCGATTCAGCCGTTGGTGCTTGGGATGGGTGCCTGCGTCGCATCGGGCTGGGCGGTGCATTCCCGCTCTGCCGGAATCCTCTCTACCGCCGACGCGAGATCAACCATCACCGACGACGAAGCGGCACGAGAGGCATCAAAGAGCACCTCAACGGCAGGGTCCCGACCGTAGCTGGTGAGACGCCAATTCTCGCCTTCCTCCATGGCGATCCAGTCAACACCATTCGCGTTGACGCAGTGCTCCGTGGTGGGCCCCGGAACGTCCACACCGCAACGCAAGACGACAGCCGCTGGATCACCCCATGCGCCCGTGGACTGCGCATCAGTGCGCGCCCGGTCGAAGCCGGCTACCGTTTCAGGAAGGGCAACCATTGCTTCTGCGCAGACAGGGTTGGTTGCATCTTCCGCGGTCTCGATTCCGGAAACCATGTTGCTGGCACACCCGGACAGACCCAAACCGACGATCGCAAACCCGGTTCCGAACACAGCCGTGGTGATGCGACGGCGACGTGGACGAGGGCCTGACAAGAGTGGGCGAAGCGCGAACGCGCCCGAGGAAGGTTGCATGACTCCAGCCTAACGATGTCTGGTTGCCGTCCGGTAAGAATGGCGATGAGAAGTCTTTCTCAGTAGGGTAGGACCGTTGTCCAAATCACTTGTCTATGAGACCGGAACCCCTGAGCTAATCGTGAATCCTCCAGCAGATCACCCGCGCACCGAGTCGCAGGAACCTCATGCCGTCGGTACTGGGGCACCGGTGATCTTGGAATGGCTCGTTCAAGCGGAGTCCGCACTGGCCAACAGCTCCGACCGACTCAACGCGATCAATATTTTCCCGGTGCCGGACGGTGACACCGGCACCAACCTCTACACGACCGTCGCGGCGGCCCGCTCCGGGCTGAATGTGGACGATCCCGCCGTCCGCACCGTGGGAGACGCACTAGCGCACGCCGGACGCGCCGCCCTGGACCAAGCGCGAGGTAACTCGGGCACGCTGATGGCGGTAGCGCTTACCGGGCTATCGGAGCCCATGCGAGAGTCGCCACGGCTCACCGCGCCGTTGCTCGCCCAGGGACTAGACCGTGCCCGCACGGCTGCATGGTCGGCACTGTCTGACCCACAGGAAGGCACGCTGCTATCGGTCCTGACTCGGTGCGCTGACGAGGCACGGGAGTTCCTGGATTCTCTGGATGACCAATCTTCCGATCACCTCAATTCTCGACGAGTCCTCGCCCAGTGTTGTGAGCACCTCGTTGTGACGGCCCGAACAGCCGTGGTGGCAACCGAGAATGAGCTGGCGGCGCTAACTCAAGCCAAAGTCGTTGACGCAGGTGCCATCGGTTTGCTGCTCGTACTCGACGCACTGCGTAGCGCCGTCACCGGCCGTCCCTGTGAAGAAGGCCTGCTCGAAGGACTGCACGGCACGGATATCCAGGCACCGCACCTGCATTCGCACCTACCCGATCATGAAGGCCATGAAGTGATGTGTTCCATGGTGCTGTCACCGTTGGACGCTGCGACCCTGCGCTTCGGGCTGGACGAAATCGGGGATTCGGTCATTATGTCTCCGATTTCCACGGACGCTGACACCGAAGGGCGGGTGCGTTGGCGGATCCACGCCCATGTTCCCAACGTGGAAACAGCCCTGGAACTCGTCCGGCGGGCCGGGCAACCGGAAAACCTCGACGTCACTGATCTTTCCGCGGGTGGGCACCCCCACGCGACCACCCACTCTCACCGGGACTCGTGAGCTCCCTCATCGCGGCCCAACCGGGCTCAGTACTTCACCAACCGCTCAGTGGCATTCTGGGCGGTCGCACAGCTACACGTTTGCAGGAACAGCTCAAGATCACCACCACCGGGGAATTGCTGGAGCACTTTCCTCGTCGCTGGGTGGAACTCGGTGAGCTGACACCCATTCATCAACTTCCCGTGGGGGAACAGGTCACGATCGTCGCTCGTGTCGTGTCCACTACCAAACGCCGCATGCAGTCGCGTCGGGGTTTCCTGGTCGATGTGGTCGTCTCGGATGACATCGATGGTCACTCCGGTGGCACGCTATCTATGGCGTTCTTCAACGGTTACGACGCTGATCGCCGCCTATCATCCGGCACCCGTGCCATGTTCCACGGCAAGACTGCCCTGTATCGGGGCGCATTGACTCTCAACAACCCCGATTTCACCGTGCTCGACGCTGCCGAAAACCCTAGCGATCAGGATCTATCTCCAATTCCGGTGTATCCGGCCACTGCGAAGCTAGCGTCGTGGACCATTCGCACCTGTGTGGATACCGTGCTGGACGCCATCAACTGGGACGCAGTTGAAGACCCAATACCCGACGATCTGCTTCGCGAGGCCTCGGACTCCTTGGAACCGTTGCCGGGACTGGACCAGGCCCTCCGCGACATACATCGCCCGCGTCAGGTATCGGATGCGTACCGGGCGAAAACCCGTTTTGCGCTCCACGAGGCGCTCATTTTGCAAGGTGTACTGTCTCAGCGACGCGAGCGCAATGCTACCCGGTCGGCCTCTACACCGTATCCGCGTCGCGAGGACGGAATGGCGGCGTTACTGGACGATCGGCTTCCTTTTACGCTCACGGAGGGACAGACGGCGGCTGGCACCGCCATCAGTAAGGGACTCGACTCGACTCAACCCATGTCGCGATTGCTCCAGGGAGAGGTTGGTTCGGGAAAAACGTTGGTTGCGTTGCGGGCGATGGCCCAAGTGGCGGACGGCGGCGGGCAGGCCGCACTCATCGCCCCGACGGAAGTGCTGGCCGCCCAGCATTATCGATCCATTGTCTCGACGCTGGATGTATTGGCCACTGCGGGGCAGCTCACCAGTTGGACGGGTCCGGCCACGGACGTCGTTCTACTCACCGGGTCGATGTCGACACAAGCCAGACACGAAGCGATGCTCAAGATTGCCTCGGGACAAGCTGGAATCGTCATTGGTACGCACGCGCTGCTCTCTGACCGCGTCAGCTTCGCCCAACTCGGGCTCGTCGTCATCGACGAACAGCACCGCTTCGGCGTCGACCAACGCGAGGCGTTGCGCCAATCCAATCCTGGCACTCACCTGTTGGTCATGTCCGCCACACCCATCCCGAGATCGGTCGCCATGACCGTCTTCGGCGATCTCGATGTCACCGTGTTGGACGCACTACCCTCCGGGAGAAAACCAGTGGCTACTCACGTGGCGCGGATGGAACACGGCCCGAGGATTATCGGCCGTGTTTGGGAGATCATCGCCGAGCAAATACAGGCCGGACACCAGGCGTTCGTCGTATGCCCCAAGATCACCCCAGGTCTGTCCGCTACGGATGCCAACACTGACTCCAGCGGCCTGAGGCTGAGTCTGACTGCACCGGAGCATGCGGCAGCCGTGGAAGACATGGTGGAACGGATTCCGCAGATCCCGGTCTTGCAGGGTACCCGTGTCGCAGCTTTGCACGGTCAATTAGACCAACCGACCCAAGACGAGGTCATGGGGCGGTTTGTGCGCGGCGAAATCGACATCTTGGTAGCAACAACCGTCATCGAAGTCGGAGTCGACGTTCCCAACGCTACGGTCATGGCGGTGCTGGATGCCGACGCCTTTGGACTGTCGACCCTGCATCAGCTGCGTGGTCGCGTGGGACGAGGGCAGGCCCCTGCCGTGTGTCTGCTAGCCACCCGGCTTCCCGACGGTCACACCGCTCTGGATCGTCTCGACGTACTGGCGGAAACGCAGGACGGCATGCGTATTGCAGAAGCAGATGTAATGGCCAGAGGTGAAGGGGACGTGTTGGGATCCAGCCAGCACGGATTTGGCTCCCGGTTGCTGGTGCTGAAAGTTCTGCGTCACGCCTCCCTCATCCAGCTATGCGCGGCCTGGATCACGAAGGCTCGTGAACACGACCCCCAGCTACAGGCCTACCCGGCGCTGGCAGGTGAGATCGCCGCGTGGGAGGCGGCGCACGAGGCGACCTCCGGATATCTTGAGAAGACCTGATCCATGTTCTGACGTATGGTGAAGTTCCACACTCCGTCACCCACGACCCAAGGAGATTCGCACCGTGTCTCGCATCGTTTCAGGCGTGGCGGGAGGCCTCCCACTCGTCTCGGTCCCCGGTACTGGAACTCGGCCAACGACGGACCGTACCAAAGAAGCCCTGTTCTCATGGTTGGAATCCCGAGGTTGGCTGGAGGGAACCGCGGTGCTCGATCTTTACGCTGGCTCGGCTGCGCTGGGTTGCGAAGCCGCCTCACGGGGTGCGGGCGAAGTGCTCAGCGTAGAAAGGCACGGTAAGGCCGCCGGGGTGTGCAAGCGCAATGCAGAGACACTGAACAGCAAGCTCGGACGCACCGCCGTGCGAGTACAGAACGCGTCTGTTGATACCGCGTTACAGCAGTTAACACCGGGCCAATGGGACCTAATCCTTGCCGACCCACCTTACGATCTCGACGGTGAACAGTTGAATCGCAGCCTGGAGTTGATGGATGCGGTGTTGGATGAACGTGGACTGCTGGTGTTGGAGCGATCCACACGGAGTGCTGAACCCCAGTGGCCCCAAAGGCTGGACGTGATCGAACAGCGTGACTATGGGGAGACCCGACTGTACTTCCTCCGTCCACGGGACGATGAACAGCCAGCCCGACGATGAAGAGGAGTGAGCCCGATGGAAAACACCAACAGTTCGATGCCGGTCACGGATTTGGCGATGGAGCAGGTGGTGACCGCGGGCGAGACCTACCAGATTGACCTGGTCACCCAAGGGCCCGCCACTGATGCCAGGGCGGGAGTGCTGGAGCTAGCCTTCTCCGACCGTGCAGGTAGCAGGATTGAGCTTCCGGACTGGCCCCATCATTCGTCGTTGTTTGGTGAGTATCTCTACCTGAGGGCTAAACAAGACCAGCCGCGGCGGATGACGTTGCTCGTCACCGCGCCGGCTGGGGCGACCCAGCTACGACTTGCTGGCCATGCCTGGTCAAATTACGAGGGGCTGCAACTATTGTCGCCACCGCGGTTCACCCCATGTGACGACGTTGCCCTCAAGGTCAATGAGCCGATCGGGGGAGAGGTCACCGCGGGCATTGCGCTCGCGGCCGTCCACGCGTGCCACCATGTTCCTTTTGATGTGGAGACCATGCAGGTGGAGATTCCGGTTCAGGGAAATCTGCGACCAGTGCAGCAGATGCTTTACCTACGATTCTTCGCCGAAGACGATGCTGCACTGAGCGTTTCTGCGGCGAGCACCGCAGATTCCACGGTGATCGAGATTCCGGTAGAGACCCACACAGGTAGCTGGACGGTGCACAGTGACGACATCATCGTGCCAGACAGCGCTGCTTATTTACGGCTATCAGGGCCTGTTCCGAGCCATGACACGAATCCGGTCACCATCACCCGCATGCCGGGGCTGCGCTGGAAACGCCCGGTGGAGGAATCGCCCGAGACCACCTGACTCAGCTCGATAGCGCTTTTTCCGCGTCGCGCCACTGCTGAGCCAGGTTGCGCTCATAGGTACGTGACAAGGTGTAGCTCTGTCCGAAGTACAAGCCGCCAGGCGTTAGCGTGATCTCTCCGATGACTAAACCCTGCACACTCCGGTACAAGTCGATGCGGCAGAACGGGGTCGGCACCGCGCTGGAGGCGGCCTCACCGACTCGAATAATTTCCGGTCCGATCTCGGACAGATCGAAGTCACCGATGTCCACTTTTCGTGGGTTGTAGCTGATCCGGTCTCCGCCGATCGGAGTCAGTTTCCGATCGAACCACTGCACCGTATGTGGCCGTGTGTTGCGATCTATCACCAGAATGAGCTCGACCCTCCCGCCGAAAGCGTAGACCTTGAAATCACGGGGAATGTCGTAGCCGTCAGCATCGACGACCTTCTCCTCGACTATCAAACGGTTGCCACTGAGATGCTTCTGGTTAAGCTCCGGACGGTCGAAAAACTCTTGCTGGCGCTCCCTGATCTCGTCCTCAGTGAGGACCTCATCATAGAACGCCTCGTGAAAACCCTCCGGGTGCTCCGAGAGGACCATGACTCCCTGCGCTGAATGTAGCTGTGTCGGTTTCAGCACGAACTCCAAGGGCAATCCGGAGAGATTGATCTCGGCAGGGGTCTCGAAATCTCGCAGAATATTCACCACAGGTAGGGAATGGGTCTGGCAGAACCGGGCACACTCTATCTTGTCGTGCAGGAACCATGGGACATCTGGTTCCTCACCGTCGATCCGTCGTTGAAGATACTGGTGCCAATACTCCATGCCGCCTCCTGTGCTGAACGTGGGGTGGTGTTTCTATCGAATGCGTGTGTTGAGGGCTTGGCGAGCTGCCGCGATTACGCTGGGTTGCTTGCAGAAGGCAAAGCGCATCCACGATTGCAGGGGAGCATCGCTGAGCCAAGGGCGGCACAATGCGGTCACGGGGATTCCAACAATCCCGACGGACTCGGCTAACCACCGTGCCGCTTCCGTGGCATCGTTGCGCCCCCACGGCTCCAGATCCACAACAGCAAAGTACCCGGATGCTGGAACCACAGGGTCAAGCCCCGCATCACGAAGCGCTGCCACAAGCTCATCGCGACGATGCCGAAAGCCGTCCCGCTGCTCCCGGAGGTAGTCATCACCCTCTCGCAGGGCGTGGGCAATTGCATGCTGGTACGCCGGACCGGACGAATACGTGAGGAACTGCTTGACGGCACGGATCGCAGCGACCACTTCAGGTGCACCCATCACCCAGCCGATTTTCCACCCGGTGAGTGAAAAGGCTTTGCCCGCCGATGACACCGTCACGACTTTCGAGCTAGCCACCTCAGTGCCGTCGGATGCTGTACTACCGCTGGCCATCGGCAGGTGGGCGCCGTCATAGACGAGATGCTCGTAGACCTCGTCCGAGAGCACCCAGAGGTCATGGCGGTGTGCGATTTCCAGGAGCGCATCCCGCAACTGAGCCGTCAGTATCGATCCAGTGGGATTGTGTGGCGTATTGATGATGATCATCGAGGTGCGCGGAGTGATGGCGGCCTCCAAAGCCGCCGGGCCGGGTAGGAATTCCGGCGCATTCATGGGCACAACTACCTGGGTTGCACCCCGTAACGCGATCATGGCTGCATACGAGTCGTAGAACGGCTCAAAGGTGATGACTTCGTCGCCGGGTTTCACCAGAGCCAAAAGAGCCGCGGCAATACCTTCGGTGGCCCCGGTAGTGATCAGTACCTGATCTTCGGGGGAGTAATACAACCCATAGTGGCGCTGTTGGTGCTCGCTGATCGCCCTGCGCAGCTCGATCAATCCGGTACCCAGTGCGTACTGGTTGGCGTTCGTGGCCCCGGGGGTCATCACTAGTTCGGCGGCGCGCTGGCGGATCCACTCGGGTCCATCAGTATCGGGGAACCCTTGTCCAAGGTTCACCGCATGGTGCCGAA
It includes:
- a CDS encoding ATP-grasp fold amidoligase family protein, with amino-acid sequence MEYWHQYLQRRIDGEEPDVPWFLHDKIECARFCQTHSLPVVNILRDFETPAEINLSGLPLEFVLKPTQLHSAQGVMVLSEHPEGFHEAFYDEVLTEDEIRERQQEFFDRPELNQKHLSGNRLIVEEKVVDADGYDIPRDFKVYAFGGRVELILVIDRNTRPHTVQWFDRKLTPIGGDRISYNPRKVDIGDFDLSEIGPEIIRVGEAASSAVPTPFCRIDLYRSVQGLVIGEITLTPGGLYFGQSYTLSRTYERNLAQQWRDAEKALSS
- a CDS encoding aminotransferase class I/II-fold pyridoxal phosphate-dependent enzyme; its protein translation is MDSLTRPYPTGPWKSAAESAGLLREGVPAPTIFEEMTSLAVRHHAVNLGQGFPDTDGPEWIRQRAAELVMTPGATNANQYALGTGLIELRRAISEHQQRHYGLYYSPEDQVLITTGATEGIAAALLALVKPGDEVITFEPFYDSYAAMIALRGATQVVVPMNAPEFLPGPAALEAAITPRTSMIIINTPHNPTGSILTAQLRDALLEIAHRHDLWVLSDEVYEHLVYDGAHLPMASGSTASDGTEVASSKVVTVSSAGKAFSLTGWKIGWVMGAPEVVAAIRAVKQFLTYSSGPAYQHAIAHALREGDDYLREQRDGFRHRRDELVAALRDAGLDPVVPASGYFAVVDLEPWGRNDATEAARWLAESVGIVGIPVTALCRPWLSDAPLQSWMRFAFCKQPSVIAAARQALNTRIR